A genomic segment from Ornithorhynchus anatinus isolate Pmale09 chromosome 16, mOrnAna1.pri.v4, whole genome shotgun sequence encodes:
- the ILDR1 gene encoding immunoglobulin-like domain-containing receptor 1 produces the protein MGRAGGSLLLLLATWLPAFALRVPAAGCLSLLVTVQDTERYAMLFASVVLKCDYTTSAQLQDVVVTWRFKSFCKDPIFDYYSASYQAALALGQDPSNDCNDGQREVRVVAQRRGQNEPVLGGEYRQRKITIQNRADLVINEVMWWDHGVYYCTIEAPGDTSGDPDKEVKLTVLHWLTVIFILLGAVVLLVLVGVCWCQGCPQCCCCYVRCPCCPTRCCCPEEALARQRYMKQARSLMSQFLEQPPAWGAEGSCRSSSYPLNPLLQRDLSQQAGLHPPSVGSARPPANGVLDYLEKELRSLNPAQPLPPPLALPAGLAHPGSVLSSLGPEVVERRVIQLPPLVRDPPPSRGTSRSSHLARGPRDPREEKGGRRKAGPGGWGWQEEEEEDYPSADFSRGAWHWEREARGTSGRVGSRRGHSGRRSPPGGYSSEGSHRPRAQSRSRRRQRHRADSPPSRRPPRGPPRRRPRSHSPPPPSARSSWSSEDEKCPRWPGTQPPPRWAEEKPPSYRSLEVVPGKREQSRGSVERRSERSSQSGRTIVI, from the exons CCTTCGCCCTCCGTGTCCCGGCCGCAGGATGCCTCTCCCTGCTGGTGACGGTGCAGGACACCGAGCGCTACGCCATGCTCTTCGCCTCCGTCGTCCTCAAGTGCGACTACACCACTTCCGCCCAGCTGCAAGACGTTGTGGTCACTTGGCGCTTCAAGTCCTTCTGCAAAGATCCCATTTTCGACTACTACTCTGCCT CATATCAAGCGGCCCTGGCGCTGGGCCAGGACCCTTCCAACGACTGCAACGATGGCCAGCGGGAGGTGCGGGTCGTGGCCCAGAGGCGGGGCCAGAATGAGCCGGTGCTGGGCGGGGAGTACCGTCAGCGCAAGATCACCATCCAGAACC GGGCAGACCTGGTGATCAACGAGGTTATGTGGTGGGATCATGGCGTGTACTATTGTACCATCGAGGCCCCCGGGGACACGTCGGGGGACCCCGACAAGGAAGTGAAGCTCACTGTCTTGC ACTGGCTCACAGTCATCTTCATCCTCCTCGGAGCGGTGGTCCTGCTCGTGCTGGTCGGCGTGTGCTGGTGCCAGGGCTGCCCGCAGTGCTGTTGCTGCTACGTCCGGTGCCCCTGCTGCCCCACCCGCTGCTGCTGCCCCGAGGAAG CCCTGGCCCGGCAGCGCTACATGAAGCAGGCTCGGTCCCTAATGTCCCAGTTTCTGGAGCAGCCCCCGGCCTGGGGGGCCGAAGGGAGCTGCCGATCTTCCTCCTACCCGCTGAACCCCCTGCTGCAGAGAG ATCTGTCCCAACAGGCCGGCCTCCATCCCCCGTCTGTGGGTTCCGCCCGCCCGCCTGCCAACGGAGTCCTGGACTATctggagaaggagctgaggagcCTCAACCCCGCCCAGCCCCTGCCGCCGCCCCTGGCACTGCCCGCCGGGCTTGCCCATCCTGGCAGTGTGCTCTCCTCCCTGGGCCCCGAGGTCGTGGAGCGCCGGGTTATCCAGCTGCCCCCGCTGGTCCGTGACCCCCCGCCCTCTCGGGGCACCAGCCGCTCCTCCCATCTGGCCAGGGGCCCGCGGGACCCCCGCGAGGAAAAGGGTGGCAGGAGAAAGGCCGGGCCCGGTGGATGGggctggcaggaggaggaggaggaggactaccCCAGCGCCGACTTCTCCCGCGGGGCCTGGCACTGGGAGCGGGAGGCCCGGGGGACCTCGGGGAGGGTGGGCAGCCGTCGGGGGCACAGCGGGCGCCGGAGCCCGCCTGGAGGCTACTCCAGTGAGGGGTCCCACAGGCCCCGTGCCCAATCCCGGAGCCGGAGGCGTCAGCGGCACCGAGCGGACAGTCCCCcatcccgccgcccgccccgcggccctcctcgccgccggccccgcagccactcgcccccgccgccctccgcccgcAGCTCCTGGAGCTCTGAGGATGAGAAGTGCCCGCGCTGGCCCGGCACCCAGCCACCGCCCCGCTGGGCCGAAGAGAAGCCCCCCAGCTACCGGTCACTGGAAGTTGTTCCGGGCAAGCGGGAGCAGAGCCGGGGGAGCGTGGAGAGGCGGTCG GAGAGAAGTTCTCAGAGCGGCCGGACCATCGTCATTTAG